A part of Planctomycetota bacterium genomic DNA contains:
- a CDS encoding phosphatidylglycerophosphatase A has protein sequence APPAGLEPPMRKLLGTFFGVGWIPGPAGTYASALTAALMLAAWHVGCPWWGIAIAAAGASAIGVAAGREPEKDFGGKDPRPFVMDEAAGMLLAGLAAWTPWSGRAWITLAAAFVWFRLMDILKPPPARQLERLPRGWGIVLDDVAAGLMALVLTIATDVLLGRLIGPTT, from the coding sequence CTGCGCCTCCCGCCGGATTAGAGCCTCCCATGCGAAAACTGCTTGGAACCTTCTTCGGAGTCGGATGGATCCCCGGGCCGGCGGGCACCTACGCCTCGGCCCTCACGGCCGCGCTGATGCTGGCCGCCTGGCACGTGGGATGCCCGTGGTGGGGGATCGCCATCGCGGCCGCCGGGGCCAGCGCCATCGGCGTTGCGGCCGGCCGGGAACCCGAGAAGGATTTCGGCGGCAAAGACCCGCGGCCGTTCGTCATGGACGAGGCGGCGGGGATGCTGCTGGCCGGCCTTGCCGCCTGGACGCCGTGGAGCGGCCGGGCGTGGATCACGCTGGCCGCGGCCTTCGTGTGGTTCCGCCTGATGGATATCCTCAAGCCGCCGCCCGCCCGCCAGTTGGAGCGATTGCCGCGAGGGTGGGGAATCGTCCTGGACGACGTGGCGGCAGGCCTGATGGCCCTGGTCCTCACCATCGCCACCGACGTTCTGCTCGGCCGTCTTATCGGGCCGACCACATGA